In Idiomarina sp. PL1-037, a single genomic region encodes these proteins:
- a CDS encoding LemA family protein yields MTGTWIAIGIAAVLVIAIIAIYNAIISRANAVERAWANVITQERQKNKIIPHLEDVVKDYKEFEQGTLTKVTELRSALQGLDSGKVDTAKLEQAEARTGELLKSLNVTVENYPELKASETYQKLMREITDQQENIGAAIRIFNQNVEDFNNGIEVFPNSLVNAMLNHKEKIKTFSDSQAEEGFEYKPNI; encoded by the coding sequence ATGACAGGAACATGGATAGCTATTGGCATAGCCGCTGTTTTAGTAATAGCCATTATTGCTATTTATAACGCTATTATTAGCCGTGCAAACGCAGTTGAAAGAGCATGGGCTAACGTTATTACACAAGAGCGTCAGAAAAATAAAATTATTCCGCACTTAGAAGATGTCGTGAAAGACTATAAAGAGTTCGAGCAGGGCACTCTGACTAAAGTGACCGAACTGCGCAGCGCTCTGCAGGGTCTGGATAGTGGTAAGGTCGATACGGCAAAACTTGAGCAGGCGGAAGCCAGAACTGGTGAGCTGCTTAAAAGCCTTAACGTTACCGTCGAGAACTACCCGGAACTGAAGGCTTCAGAAACTTATCAGAAATTGATGAGAGAAATTACCGACCAGCAGGAAAACATTGGTGCGGCAATTCGCATCTTTAATCAGAACGTAGAAGACTTTAACAACGGTATTGAAGTGTTTCCAAATTCATTGGTTAACGCCATGCTGAACCATAAAGAGAAAATAAAAACCTTCTCTGACTCTCAGGCTGAGGAAGGTTTTGAGTATAAGCCGAATATTTAA
- a CDS encoding NAD-dependent protein deacetylase, with amino-acid sequence MIITDPTEARKALMTFLRDNAPVTVITGAGISTDSGIPDYRDNKGEWKRTPPVQHQDYMRSEAVRKRYWARSLFGWPVLYHAKPNSAHYAIAELQQHGLIDCVITQNVDGLHQKAGATRVINLHGYANDMVCMSCREITPRLEMHERSLKLNPDFAALEATAAPDGDADLEADFEQFKVAACQSCGGILKPDVVYFGDNVPRPRVEEAQKAIKDSNALLAIGTSLMVFSGYRFARQAYQSNQPVALLTLGKTRADDLATLKLNCSIKDVLA; translated from the coding sequence ATGATAATAACTGACCCTACCGAGGCTCGTAAGGCTCTAATGACATTCTTACGGGACAATGCTCCCGTAACCGTCATTACCGGCGCTGGCATAAGTACAGACTCGGGAATCCCCGACTATCGTGATAATAAAGGCGAATGGAAGCGAACGCCTCCGGTTCAGCATCAGGATTACATGCGCAGCGAAGCGGTACGAAAAAGATACTGGGCCCGAAGTTTATTTGGCTGGCCGGTGCTTTATCACGCTAAGCCTAACTCAGCGCATTACGCAATAGCCGAATTGCAGCAGCACGGACTTATTGACTGCGTTATTACACAGAATGTCGACGGCCTGCACCAAAAAGCCGGAGCCACTCGTGTCATTAATTTACATGGATACGCTAACGATATGGTCTGCATGAGCTGTCGGGAAATAACCCCACGGTTGGAGATGCATGAACGCAGCCTTAAATTGAACCCGGACTTTGCCGCTTTAGAGGCAACCGCCGCACCGGACGGTGATGCTGACCTTGAGGCTGACTTTGAACAATTCAAAGTCGCCGCCTGCCAAAGCTGTGGTGGTATTCTAAAACCCGATGTCGTCTACTTTGGTGACAACGTGCCTCGCCCAAGGGTTGAGGAAGCACAAAAGGCTATAAAAGACAGCAACGCCCTGCTGGCTATTGGTACCTCACTTATGGTCTTTTCCGGTTATCGCTTTGCCCGCCAGGCTTACCAAAGTAATCAACCTGTCGCGCTGTTAACTCTGGGAAAAACACGCGCCGATGACCTGGCAACACTAAAACTGAACTGCTCTATAAAGGACGTACTGGCGTGA
- a CDS encoding OmpA family protein encodes MKKLVLTMMFSSLALVGCENMTNTQKGASIGAVTGALLGKGTGDHDKSRYVWGAAVGALAGGAIGNYMDKQEEAFREELADSGVKVIRDGDNLRLQLPSNITFATGSANISQSFNPVLDDVARVLKKYEKTTMLIEGHTDSRGSAEYNQQLSLNRANAVRNNLVGNGVDSRRVTTEGYGESMPVADNDTESGRQLNRRVELRIVPNTQ; translated from the coding sequence ATGAAAAAGCTAGTTTTGACTATGATGTTTTCTTCGTTAGCACTTGTTGGTTGTGAAAATATGACTAACACCCAGAAAGGCGCGTCTATTGGTGCTGTCACCGGTGCTTTGCTGGGTAAAGGCACGGGCGATCATGATAAAAGCCGTTATGTCTGGGGTGCGGCGGTAGGCGCGTTGGCCGGAGGTGCCATTGGTAACTACATGGATAAGCAGGAAGAAGCGTTTCGCGAAGAGCTGGCTGACAGTGGTGTGAAGGTAATACGTGACGGCGATAACCTTCGTTTGCAGTTACCTAGTAACATTACGTTTGCTACCGGCAGTGCAAATATTTCTCAAAGCTTCAATCCAGTACTCGATGATGTTGCGCGAGTACTGAAAAAGTATGAAAAAACTACCATGCTGATAGAAGGCCACACCGACAGTAGAGGTTCTGCTGAATACAATCAGCAACTGTCGTTAAATCGTGCTAATGCCGTACGCAATAATTTAGTAGGTAACGGCGTGGACTCACGCAGGGTCACAACCGAAGGCTATGGAGAAAGTATGCCTGTTGCTGATAACGATACCGAAAGCGGGCGTCAGTTAAACCGTCGGGTAGAATTACGTATTGTTCCTAATACTCAATAA